A single Glycine soja cultivar W05 chromosome 14, ASM419377v2, whole genome shotgun sequence DNA region contains:
- the LOC114383945 gene encoding uncharacterized protein LOC114383945, translating into MRSAVSKNLFRSYLVGSLKEEVNILQYVDDTLFFGDATKQNVRTLKCVLRCFEEASGLKINYSKSHFGCLGKSASWCREVAQFLNCSTLEFPFTYLGIPVGVSSKSWIVWQPIVRKFEVKLAKWKQRTLSMGARITLINSILSALPIYLLSFFRIPKKVVQKIVSIQRNFLWGSHQEASKIPWVKWDKVCLSKNKGGLGIKDLSLFNAQDRPLGDD; encoded by the coding sequence ATGAGGTCAGCTGTGTCCAAGAACCTGTTCAGAAGCTACCTAGTGggatctttaaaagaagaggtgAACATCCTCCAATATGTTGATGATACTTTGTTTTTTGGAGATGCTACTAAGCAAAATGTGAGAACCTTAAAATGTGTTCTGAGGTGCTTTGAGGAAGCATCTGGTCTCAAGATAAATTACTCTAAAAGCCACTTTGGTTGTTTGGGTAAATCAGCAAGTTGGTGCAGGGAAGTTGCCCAATTCCTTAATTGCAGTACTTTGGAATTTCCTTTTACTTATCTTGGAATTCCAGTTGGGGTGTCCTCTAAGAGCTGGATCGTGTGGCAGCCTATTGTAAGGAAGTTTGAAGTCAAACttgcaaaatggaagcaaagaacTCTATCAATGGGGGCCAGAATCACTCTTATTAATTCTATCCTCTCAGCCTTACCTATCTACCTTCTATCCTTCTTTAGGATCCCCAAAAAAGTGGTGCAAAAAATTGTCTCCATCCAGAGAAATTTTCTGTGGGGAAGTCACCAAGAGGCCAGTAAGATTCCTTGGGTGAAGTGGGACAAAGTTTGTCTTTCTAAGAACAAAGGGGGTCTAGGGATTAAAGACTTATCTTTATTTAATGCGCAGGACAGACCCTTGGGGGATGATTAA
- the LOC114383946 gene encoding uncharacterized protein LOC114383946 produces MGIMSHGHWCWDLKWRRNLFDHEQGAAVAFMEIISNVHIQPQMKDTLRWTAEPSGLYSTRSAYRLIITANSNHPQANIYKTIWRLNIPSRAAIFAWRLIKNRLPTRHNLLRRNVPIQEQHCPLCGSHQEEAGHLFFHCKLTNGLWWESMRWKRVVGPLAASPTAHYTQFCDGFGAGKNQNRWHRWWIALTSSIWKNRNLLIFQGKRFETPKVMEDALFLLWSWLKSRDKNLCTSFNYWSSNLGDFFG; encoded by the coding sequence ATGGGTATCATGTCTCATGGTCATTGGTGCTGGGATTTAAAATGGAGAAGGAACTTATTTGATCATGAACAGGGTGCAGCTGTGGCTTTTATGGAAATCATTAGTAACGTTCACATTCAACCTCAAATGAAGGACACCTTGAGATGGACAGCTGAACCTTCGGGTTTATACTCAACTAGGTCAGCTTATAGATTGATAATCACTGCTAACAGCAATCATCCTCAGGCCAATATATACAAGACAATTTGGAGGCTTAACATCCCTTCAAGAGCTGCGATTTTCGCTTGGAGACTTATCAAAAATAGATTACCCACTAGACATAATCTCCTAAGAAGAAATGTCCCCATTCAGGAGCAGCATTGCCCCTTATGTGGATCTCATCAAGAGGAAGCTGGGCATCTATTTTTTCACTGTAAATTGACTAATGGTCTTTGGTGGGAATCAATGAGGTGGAAGCGAGTGGTTGGACCCCTAGCAGCTTCTCCAACAGCTCATTACACTCAATTCTGTGATGGATTTGGTGctgggaagaatcaaaacagATGGCACAGATGGTGGATTGCTTTAACAAGCTCAATATGGAAGAATAGGAATCTCCTCATATTCCAAGGCAAAAGATTTGAAACACCAAAAGTCATGGAGGATGCTTTATTCCTTTTGTGGTCATGGTTGAAGTCTAGGGACAAAAATTTATGCACTTCCTTTAACTATTGGTCGTCTAATCTTGGAGACTTCTTTGGCTAa